A stretch of the Sphingobacterium thalpophilum genome encodes the following:
- a CDS encoding lytic transglycosylase domain-containing protein codes for MIRKKVLCSSLILFALLLSKLYSTPHSSTSDGDRIAATKLVTVPAHSGHDEEKKEKSNSFESYLSSLTFAEDSLPTDRPLVESKLRKFFRRFSFKKTGSYDMHKKAQTYLPTIAKILESHGIPEDFKYIPLVESGLSKAVVSTKGAGGYWQFMPATARLYGLRVNGTVDDRKDLIKSTHAAARYLKYLYRQFGNWTLVAAAYNVGDGSLKASIRRQKKDDYFALKLNNETASYVYKLVSMKEIIEHPQKHGYLRYADKETETLERDANMF; via the coding sequence ATGATAAGAAAGAAAGTTTTATGTAGTAGTCTGATTTTGTTTGCATTATTGCTGTCAAAATTATACTCAACCCCACACAGTAGTACTTCTGACGGCGATAGGATCGCTGCAACGAAGTTAGTCACAGTTCCAGCCCATTCTGGACACGACGAAGAGAAAAAAGAAAAAAGTAATTCTTTTGAATCTTACCTAAGTTCATTGACATTTGCTGAAGATTCCCTACCGACGGATCGCCCGCTGGTGGAAAGCAAATTACGCAAGTTCTTCAGGAGATTTTCATTTAAAAAAACAGGCTCATACGATATGCATAAAAAGGCACAGACTTATTTGCCTACGATCGCCAAGATCTTAGAATCGCATGGTATTCCAGAAGATTTTAAATACATTCCATTGGTGGAGAGTGGCCTGAGTAAGGCTGTTGTTTCGACCAAAGGGGCCGGCGGTTATTGGCAATTTATGCCTGCTACGGCACGCTTGTACGGCTTACGGGTCAATGGTACGGTGGATGACCGCAAGGACCTGATAAAATCCACGCATGCTGCAGCCCGTTACTTAAAGTACCTTTATAGGCAGTTTGGCAATTGGACTTTGGTGGCCGCCGCTTATAATGTTGGCGATGGCAGCCTAAAAGCTTCAATCAGAAGACAGAAAAAGGATGATTATTTCGCATTGAAACTGAATAACGAAACGGCATCGTATGTCTATAAGTTAGTCTCGATGAAGGAAATTATTGAGCACCCGCAGAAACATGGTTATTTGCGTTACGCGGATAAAGAAACCGAGACGCTGGAACGTGATGCCAATATGTTTTAA
- a CDS encoding GNAT family N-acetyltransferase, producing MNKFEIRKATQQDKGRIWEIIQQAIALRKEQGSRQWQDGYPHEEVVQSDIDKGYGYVVEMGTKIVGYVAIIFDIEPAYTAIEGQWLSDGKYVGIHRLASAQDPHIKGVGTAIMKAVEEIAVGHEVYSIKVDTNFDNAGMLHVFDKLGYQYCGEVYFRGAARRAFEKLLK from the coding sequence ATGAATAAGTTTGAAATACGGAAGGCGACGCAACAGGATAAAGGTCGAATCTGGGAAATCATCCAGCAGGCGATCGCGCTCCGAAAGGAGCAAGGAAGCCGACAATGGCAGGATGGATACCCCCATGAAGAGGTCGTACAGTCTGACATTGATAAAGGATATGGATATGTGGTTGAGATGGGGACAAAGATTGTAGGCTATGTCGCTATTATTTTTGATATAGAACCGGCCTATACCGCGATTGAAGGCCAATGGCTCAGTGATGGAAAATATGTGGGGATACATCGCCTAGCGTCGGCTCAGGATCCGCACATAAAAGGAGTGGGTACCGCAATTATGAAAGCCGTGGAGGAGATTGCTGTAGGCCATGAAGTCTACAGTATTAAAGTGGATACGAATTTTGACAATGCCGGAATGCTGCATGTATTTGACAAGCTGGGCTATCAATATTGTGGGGAGGTGTATTTCAGAGGAGCTGCCCGCAGGGCTTTTGAAAAATTGTTAAAATAA
- the tyrS gene encoding tyrosine--tRNA ligase, producing MSFVEELRWRGMLQDIMPGTEDLLNKEKVAGYIGFDPTGDSLHVGHLTQIMTLIHFQNAGHKPVALVGGATGMIGDPSFKSAERNLLDEATLQHNVACLKKQLGKFLEFGEGENDAKMVNNYDWFKDFKFLDFIRDIGKMITVNYMMAKDSVRKRLEGDNGLSFTEFTYQLIQGYDFYYLWKHHNCKVQMGGSDQWGNIVTGSEMIRRQDQGTAYAITTQLIKKADGQKFGKTESGAVWLDPKKTSPYKYYQFWLNTSDDDAKNWIKIFTLKTKQEIEAIIAEHDAAPHLRIVQKALAKDITIRTHSEEAYETAIKTSEFLFGNGSLDFLNNLDHEAVLEVFEGIPQFSVPRNELTTGMNILDLLAVHTQVFPSKGEARKMLQGGGVSINRQKATDTEQVISETHLVNNRYIIAQRGKKNYYLIIIN from the coding sequence ATGAGCTTTGTAGAAGAATTACGTTGGAGAGGCATGCTACAAGATATTATGCCTGGAACTGAAGACTTACTGAATAAAGAAAAAGTCGCTGGCTATATCGGTTTTGACCCCACGGGAGACTCTCTGCACGTAGGACATCTAACTCAGATCATGACCCTGATCCATTTTCAGAATGCCGGCCACAAACCAGTCGCGTTGGTCGGTGGTGCAACAGGAATGATCGGAGACCCTTCTTTCAAATCTGCAGAGCGTAACTTATTGGACGAAGCAACCCTACAACATAATGTTGCTTGTCTAAAAAAACAGTTAGGCAAATTTCTTGAATTTGGAGAAGGTGAAAATGATGCCAAAATGGTCAATAACTACGATTGGTTCAAAGATTTTAAATTCTTGGACTTCATTCGCGATATCGGTAAAATGATCACCGTCAACTATATGATGGCCAAAGACTCCGTCAGGAAACGTCTCGAAGGTGACAATGGCCTTTCGTTCACCGAATTTACCTATCAGCTGATTCAAGGCTATGACTTCTATTACCTTTGGAAACACCACAACTGCAAGGTGCAAATGGGCGGCTCGGACCAGTGGGGCAATATTGTAACCGGTAGTGAGATGATCCGTCGTCAGGATCAGGGTACTGCCTACGCCATTACCACACAACTGATCAAAAAAGCAGATGGTCAAAAATTCGGAAAAACTGAATCCGGTGCGGTATGGCTCGATCCAAAGAAAACATCACCATACAAATACTATCAGTTCTGGCTGAACACCTCGGATGACGATGCAAAAAACTGGATTAAGATTTTTACGCTTAAAACGAAGCAAGAGATCGAAGCCATCATTGCCGAGCATGATGCTGCACCGCACTTACGTATTGTTCAAAAAGCCTTGGCAAAAGATATCACAATCCGCACACATTCCGAAGAAGCTTATGAAACAGCCATTAAAACCTCGGAATTCCTTTTCGGTAACGGTTCTTTAGATTTCTTGAATAACCTGGATCATGAGGCTGTGCTCGAAGTTTTCGAAGGCATCCCGCAATTCAGCGTACCAAGAAATGAATTAACAACCGGTATGAACATCCTGGACCTCCTGGCTGTACATACACAGGTATTTCCATCAAAAGGGGAAGCTCGTAAAATGCTTCAAGGTGGTGGCGTGTCCATTAACCGCCAAAAAGCAACGGACACTGAGCAGGTGATCAGTGAAACCCACTTGGTCAACAATAGATATATCATTGCACAACGCGGTAAGAAAAACTATTATCTGATCATTATTAATTAA
- a CDS encoding FtsK/SpoIIIE family DNA translocase gives MSNKGNTFRQTGNSVSGKRAPQRESATSKKEKSQKNSIPRDYSDAQQKTVKILGILLILLSLAFATAFVSYLFTWQDDQSYIAKTNGGWATLFSSSEEIHDEAVELPVVDNKLGKFGALLANQFMYEWFGVASFLFIPVLFILGYRLLFKKSLLPLYRTVVYSFVAIVFISVTLGFLHGFMADTPHMLEGKFGFWTNKLLEAQVGVVGVGCILAFAYLTTLILLYNLDFKFLLFSNRKSRLSDDSDDEEEDEAYAANQLRNKLHIEDDSIQSVRESFQRPASINERFQANREKEQREDFERPAFTHHPIPEVQIDPKEKVVLAFDDSPMERTETTPSISFTIDQPEEDSEEHYALNVAKQPVSKPVHEPVPADEPPLEVEVPGLVVEDIKEEKEITASDLVAQFGQYDPKLDLSGYQHPTLDLLKDYGTGKITINQNELEANKNRIVDTLRNYSIEIESIKATIGPTVTLYEIIPKPGVRISKIKNLEDDIALSLAALGIRIIAPMPGKGTIGIEVPNSSPEMVSMRSVLATEKFQKTDMDLPIALGKTISNEVYIADLAKMPHLLVAGATGQGKSVGINAILTSLLYKKHPAELKFVLVDPKKVELSLFKKVERHFLAKLPDEEEAIITDTKKVINTLNSLCIEMDQRYDLLKNAQVRNLKEYNAKFINRRLNPEEGHRFLPYIVLIVDEFADLMMTAGKEVETPIARLAQLARAVGIHLVIATQRPSVNIITGTIKANFPARLAFRVLSKVDSRTILDTGGADQLIGRGDMLLATGSDLIRIQCAFVDTPEVEQISDYIGAQRGYPSAFMLPEYIDENGEGSGSVDFDPKDRDQLFEEAARLIVMHQQGSTSLIQRKLKLGYNRAGRIIDQLEAAGIVGPFEGSKAREVLYPDEYSLEQYLETLRKDN, from the coding sequence ATGTCAAATAAAGGAAATACATTTAGGCAGACCGGAAATTCAGTTTCTGGCAAGCGTGCCCCGCAAAGAGAATCAGCGACGTCCAAAAAAGAAAAAAGTCAGAAAAATAGCATCCCTCGAGATTATTCGGATGCGCAACAAAAGACGGTTAAAATTTTAGGGATCCTATTGATTTTGCTTTCGTTGGCCTTCGCCACAGCTTTTGTTTCCTATCTGTTCACATGGCAGGACGACCAAAGTTATATCGCCAAAACGAATGGAGGCTGGGCGACTCTTTTTAGTTCGTCCGAAGAGATCCATGATGAAGCAGTAGAACTCCCTGTTGTGGACAATAAACTGGGCAAATTCGGCGCGTTGCTAGCTAATCAGTTTATGTATGAGTGGTTTGGCGTAGCCTCTTTCCTCTTTATCCCAGTTCTATTTATTTTGGGATACCGTTTATTATTTAAAAAGTCACTCCTGCCACTATACCGGACTGTAGTATACTCTTTTGTCGCCATTGTATTTATTTCTGTGACCTTGGGATTTCTTCATGGTTTTATGGCCGACACGCCACATATGCTAGAAGGTAAATTCGGTTTCTGGACAAATAAGCTGCTGGAAGCACAAGTCGGCGTTGTCGGAGTAGGCTGTATTCTGGCATTCGCCTATTTGACGACCTTGATTCTGCTGTATAATCTCGATTTCAAATTCTTATTGTTCAGTAACCGTAAATCCAGACTGTCGGATGATTCCGATGATGAAGAGGAGGACGAAGCCTATGCAGCCAACCAGTTGCGTAATAAATTACATATCGAAGATGATTCCATTCAATCGGTCCGAGAGTCTTTTCAACGACCGGCTTCTATCAATGAAAGGTTTCAGGCCAACAGGGAGAAGGAACAGCGCGAGGACTTCGAACGGCCGGCATTTACACATCACCCTATTCCAGAAGTTCAGATAGATCCTAAAGAAAAGGTGGTACTTGCGTTTGATGATAGCCCGATGGAACGCACCGAAACGACCCCTTCTATTAGTTTTACCATCGACCAGCCTGAAGAGGACAGCGAAGAGCATTATGCCCTAAACGTAGCCAAGCAACCGGTCTCCAAACCTGTACATGAGCCTGTCCCAGCTGACGAACCGCCATTGGAGGTCGAAGTCCCCGGCCTGGTCGTAGAAGATATCAAAGAAGAAAAGGAAATTACAGCCAGCGACCTCGTGGCCCAATTTGGACAATATGATCCAAAATTGGACCTTTCCGGCTACCAGCATCCGACTTTAGACCTGTTGAAAGACTATGGCACCGGCAAAATTACAATCAATCAAAATGAACTCGAGGCCAATAAAAATCGGATTGTTGATACACTGCGGAATTACAGCATAGAGATCGAAAGTATTAAAGCCACCATCGGTCCAACCGTAACCCTATATGAGATCATACCGAAGCCGGGGGTACGGATTTCAAAAATCAAAAACCTGGAAGATGATATCGCCTTGAGTCTGGCAGCACTCGGTATCCGGATTATTGCACCAATGCCCGGAAAAGGTACCATTGGTATCGAAGTTCCAAATTCAAGTCCAGAAATGGTATCGATGCGGTCAGTTCTCGCCACCGAGAAGTTCCAAAAAACGGATATGGACCTTCCTATAGCGTTGGGAAAAACAATTTCCAACGAGGTCTATATCGCCGATCTGGCAAAAATGCCCCACTTATTGGTGGCCGGTGCCACCGGTCAGGGTAAGTCGGTCGGTATCAATGCCATTTTAACCTCATTGCTCTATAAAAAGCATCCTGCAGAATTAAAATTTGTACTTGTGGATCCTAAGAAAGTAGAGCTCTCCCTATTCAAGAAAGTTGAACGCCACTTTTTGGCCAAACTTCCCGACGAAGAGGAAGCGATCATCACCGATACAAAGAAAGTAATCAATACTTTGAATTCACTCTGTATCGAAATGGACCAGCGTTACGACCTATTGAAAAATGCGCAGGTACGTAATCTAAAAGAATATAATGCAAAATTTATCAATCGCAGATTAAACCCTGAGGAGGGTCACCGATTCTTACCATATATCGTTCTTATTGTTGATGAGTTTGCCGACCTGATGATGACAGCAGGAAAAGAGGTCGAAACCCCGATTGCAAGGCTTGCCCAGCTCGCCCGTGCGGTGGGAATTCACCTGGTCATTGCGACACAACGTCCTTCTGTTAACATCATTACCGGTACAATCAAGGCCAACTTCCCAGCGCGTCTGGCTTTCCGCGTGTTATCCAAAGTGGATTCACGTACCATCCTGGACACAGGGGGAGCCGATCAGCTGATCGGCCGGGGAGACATGCTCCTTGCCACGGGAAGCGACTTGATCCGTATTCAGTGTGCGTTTGTCGATACACCGGAAGTTGAACAGATCTCCGATTATATTGGAGCGCAACGCGGTTATCCTTCGGCATTTATGCTTCCGGAATACATCGACGAAAATGGCGAGGGCTCTGGCAGCGTAGATTTTGATCCAAAAGACCGTGATCAATTATTTGAAGAAGCTGCACGCCTGATTGTCATGCATCAACAAGGTTCTACTTCGTTAATCCAACGCAAATTGAAACTGGGTTACAATAGAGCTGGACGTATCATCGATCAATTGGAAGCTGCAGGTATTGTGGGTCCATTTGAAGGAAGTAAAGCGCGCGAAGTGCTTTACCCAGATGAATATTCATTGGAACAGTATTTGGAGACATTAAGAAAGGACAATTAA
- a CDS encoding ACP phosphodiesterase has translation MNFLSHFYFERFATTPERIVGGLLPDLVKNADKSFVLRPRQYEVELMDHPLLEQLYIGWNRHIEVDRLFHNSAYFFRHTHLLKLHIQGSLQGLPIRPSFMAHIALELLLDHILTQQHAVSIDKFYTALIQVDANAVRRFLQINQLSDIPKFERFYQQFIEWKYIYDYAHIEKIAGALFNICKRLWQFEVQESHRQRLTEQLISYLREHMSDYQDIYNYIHYELVGFK, from the coding sequence ATGAATTTTTTATCACATTTTTATTTTGAACGGTTTGCGACCACCCCTGAGCGAATTGTGGGGGGGCTGTTGCCCGACTTAGTAAAAAATGCGGATAAGTCTTTCGTTTTGAGACCCAGACAGTACGAGGTGGAACTGATGGATCATCCGTTGCTTGAGCAGCTCTATATCGGTTGGAACCGCCATATAGAGGTCGATCGTCTTTTCCATAATTCGGCTTACTTTTTTCGTCATACGCATCTGCTGAAACTTCATATTCAAGGTAGCTTGCAAGGGCTGCCAATACGTCCGTCCTTTATGGCGCATATCGCTCTGGAACTATTGTTGGACCATATTTTGACCCAGCAGCATGCCGTGTCCATCGATAAGTTTTACACAGCATTGATTCAGGTAGATGCTAATGCCGTCCGCAGGTTTCTGCAAATAAATCAATTGAGCGATATTCCCAAATTTGAACGGTTTTATCAGCAGTTTATCGAATGGAAATACATTTACGATTATGCACACATCGAAAAAATTGCCGGGGCGCTATTTAATATCTGTAAACGTTTGTGGCAGTTTGAAGTTCAGGAATCCCATCGGCAGCGATTGACGGAACAGCTTATTTCCTACCTCCGCGAGCATATGAGCGATTATCAGGACATTTATAACTATATTCATTATGAACTGGTAGGTTTTAAATAG
- a CDS encoding pseudouridine synthase translates to MPFSNKRNSRDDNSRKSRGNSDGFKSRSEQNSSFGKKSSYGSKDQSSRDSYRKDDNRESKSFGSKKFSDKTSFRGDNSSFRSKDNSDRTFNKGGRSFDKNDASRSYDKRDHFRRTDKNDSRSFDKKEGGFEKRDSYKRYEKTDRSSNGRGKSFDKPFKSSYRKYDDERGRNFDDNKSFNDKKYIKRPKKQPEIPAEDDGLIRLNRYIANAGICSRRKADELITAGVIWVNGVPVTELGTKVDPVVDEIRYNNERLKREKMVYVLLNKPKDYITTTDDPQERHTVMELVSKATKERIYPVGRLDRNTTGLLLLTNDGNLAEKLSHPRNSISKIYNVELNKSLTQGDFNKIAFGIELEDGFIKPDDLSYVQGGTKREIGIQIHSGKNRIVRRIFESLGYEVVKLDRVVYANLTKKDLPRGRWRYLEEREIIQLKHLI, encoded by the coding sequence ATGCCATTCAGCAACAAAAGGAACAGTCGTGATGACAACTCCAGAAAATCACGAGGCAACTCAGACGGCTTCAAATCCAGAAGCGAGCAGAACAGTAGTTTCGGCAAAAAATCGTCATACGGCAGCAAGGATCAATCAAGCAGGGATTCTTACCGAAAAGACGATAATCGTGAGAGCAAATCATTTGGCTCTAAAAAATTCTCAGACAAAACATCCTTTAGAGGGGATAATAGCTCTTTCCGTTCAAAAGACAATTCGGATAGGACGTTCAACAAAGGAGGACGTTCATTTGATAAAAATGATGCTTCTCGATCATATGACAAAAGAGACCATTTCAGACGTACAGACAAAAATGATTCCAGATCATTTGATAAAAAAGAAGGTGGTTTTGAAAAGAGAGATTCCTACAAACGTTATGAAAAAACTGACCGGTCGTCAAATGGACGGGGTAAGAGCTTTGATAAGCCCTTTAAATCTTCATACCGCAAATATGATGATGAAAGGGGGAGAAACTTTGATGACAACAAAAGTTTCAATGATAAAAAATATATAAAACGTCCTAAAAAACAGCCTGAAATTCCTGCAGAAGACGATGGCCTGATCCGTTTAAACCGGTATATCGCCAACGCAGGAATTTGTTCAAGACGTAAGGCAGATGAACTAATAACAGCTGGGGTTATTTGGGTCAATGGAGTTCCGGTGACCGAACTGGGCACCAAAGTTGATCCTGTTGTGGATGAAATCCGTTATAACAACGAACGCTTAAAACGTGAGAAGATGGTTTATGTTTTACTCAATAAACCTAAAGATTATATTACCACGACCGATGACCCACAGGAGCGTCATACCGTTATGGAACTGGTATCAAAAGCAACAAAAGAGCGGATTTACCCAGTTGGTCGCCTCGACAGGAATACGACAGGTTTACTCTTATTGACAAATGATGGTAATCTTGCAGAGAAACTTTCTCATCCTCGTAACAGCATTAGCAAGATCTATAACGTTGAGCTCAACAAGAGCCTGACGCAAGGCGACTTTAACAAAATCGCATTCGGTATAGAATTGGAGGATGGTTTCATTAAACCCGATGATTTGAGCTACGTACAAGGGGGTACTAAAAGAGAAATAGGCATTCAGATCCATTCAGGCAAAAATCGCATCGTACGTCGTATTTTTGAGTCTTTGGGCTACGAAGTTGTTAAATTAGATCGCGTAGTTTATGCAAATCTCACTAAAAAAGACTTACCACGCGGGCGTTGGAGATATTTGGAGGAACGAGAAATCATTCAACTAAAACATTTGATCTAG
- a CDS encoding LolA family protein, which yields MKKHGWLLLLSFLLFLSGQQGYAQNDAAKALLNKVSQKYNSYKTIQASFTLAVKQANGGSHADAGTLYLDKANNKYQVSTKNQVLISDSKTQWNIMKAEQEVEVSEASNSTAEINPTNIFTFYTSGFKYALAGAEKVKGMNLSVVELSPVDSKRNYTKIKLRINKTNNQIYDTTVFDKSGNRYTYTLTSQEGNKSLPSSLFTFNKNNYKGFDIVDLR from the coding sequence ATGAAAAAACACGGATGGTTATTACTACTGAGCTTTTTGCTATTCCTATCTGGGCAGCAAGGCTACGCTCAAAACGATGCGGCAAAAGCGTTGCTCAACAAGGTAAGCCAAAAATACAACAGCTATAAAACGATCCAGGCAAGCTTCACCTTGGCTGTAAAGCAAGCCAATGGAGGCTCGCATGCAGACGCCGGAACGCTATATCTCGATAAAGCAAATAACAAGTATCAGGTTAGCACAAAAAATCAGGTTTTGATTTCAGATTCCAAAACTCAATGGAATATTATGAAAGCTGAACAGGAAGTGGAAGTGTCAGAGGCAAGTAATTCGACTGCTGAAATTAACCCCACTAACATCTTTACGTTCTATACTTCGGGGTTTAAATACGCGCTCGCTGGCGCCGAGAAAGTGAAAGGTATGAATTTGAGTGTCGTTGAGCTTAGTCCCGTTGACAGCAAACGGAACTACACAAAGATTAAGCTCCGGATCAACAAGACCAACAATCAGATTTACGATACCACTGTCTTTGACAAAAGTGGCAATCGATATACATACACGTTGACTTCACAGGAAGGAAATAAATCACTACCTTCCAGCCTTTTCACTTTTAACAAAAACAATTACAAAGGATTTGATATCGTTGATTTAAGATAA